A stretch of Armatimonadota bacterium DNA encodes these proteins:
- a CDS encoding NUDIX domain-containing protein, producing the protein MAKTGLKVRAVAVTVHQGKVLLVESNHSPGSYVPPGGTIEHRELASQCAAREVAEETGVNVSIGRLIGIRQAFWPQRDSLELYYSATVSANARNAAGGGIEGRRFRWVPLDELHTVPHFPGELGTLCALATTAGAGVAELPPLDLTQTKDTAE; encoded by the coding sequence ATGGCGAAAACCGGCCTGAAAGTCCGGGCTGTGGCGGTCACTGTGCACCAGGGGAAGGTCCTGCTGGTGGAAAGCAACCACTCGCCCGGGAGCTATGTGCCTCCGGGCGGAACTATTGAACACCGCGAACTCGCGTCACAGTGCGCTGCTCGGGAAGTGGCGGAGGAGACCGGGGTCAATGTTAGCATCGGCCGACTCATTGGCATCCGGCAGGCCTTCTGGCCGCAGCGGGATTCGCTGGAGCTGTACTACTCCGCGACGGTGTCGGCCAATGCCCGGAACGCCGCCGGCGGCGGCATCGAGGGGCGCCGTTTCCGCTGGGTCCCGCTTGATGAACTGCATACGGTACCCCATTTCCCGGGCGAACTTGGCACGTTGTGTGCCCTTGCGACAACAGCCGGTGCCGGCGTGGCGGAACTCCCGCCCCTGGACCTCACGCAGACGAAGGACACCGCTGAATGA
- a CDS encoding alcohol dehydrogenase catalytic domain-containing protein — protein sequence MPDTMKAIQVTAPGKFEIVELPMLEPAEDEVLIEVKACATCTNWELNTWRGRDIFDRPGHPIYPQNPGSPGHEAAGVVVALGAQVTDLQVGDHVAVHPSLRGPENDAHATHITRPAAQVAKLDPALDLVLCAPLEMAQCAVRSLDMAGDIAGKSVAIVGLGPAGILHVQVAKARGASKVIGLDTIPMRLEATRPFADEVIDPTDTDALNRVIAEGCQLGYDCSGHPAGMRNAMEIAREAFHVFSVPHGSVEWGKREWLRSIPILPYHWRGDVQVNCLRRAAAMLAKGELDTRAILTHVLPYTRYDEGMALLENREAIKVAFSGWE from the coding sequence ATGCCCGACACAATGAAGGCTATCCAGGTTACCGCGCCGGGTAAGTTCGAGATTGTGGAACTGCCTATGCTCGAGCCTGCCGAAGATGAAGTGCTCATCGAGGTGAAGGCCTGCGCCACGTGCACCAACTGGGAGCTCAATACCTGGCGCGGGCGCGACATCTTCGACCGCCCGGGGCACCCTATCTACCCCCAGAACCCAGGCAGCCCGGGCCATGAAGCGGCCGGTGTGGTTGTGGCCCTCGGCGCGCAAGTGACTGATCTGCAGGTAGGCGATCACGTCGCGGTGCATCCCAGCCTGCGGGGACCGGAGAACGACGCCCATGCGACCCACATCACCCGCCCTGCGGCGCAGGTGGCAAAACTCGACCCAGCACTTGACCTGGTGCTCTGCGCACCGCTCGAGATGGCCCAGTGCGCGGTGCGATCGCTGGACATGGCCGGAGACATCGCGGGCAAGTCGGTGGCCATCGTGGGCCTCGGACCAGCCGGAATCCTCCACGTTCAGGTCGCCAAGGCTCGTGGGGCGTCAAAGGTCATCGGCCTGGACACCATCCCCATGCGCCTGGAGGCAACGCGGCCTTTCGCTGATGAAGTGATTGACCCCACGGACACCGACGCCTTGAACCGCGTCATCGCTGAGGGATGCCAGCTGGGATATGACTGCTCGGGCCACCCGGCGGGCATGCGCAATGCCATGGAGATCGCCCGCGAGGCGTTCCACGTTTTCTCGGTGCCCCACGGCTCGGTGGAATGGGGCAAGCGCGAGTGGCTGCGGTCCATTCCCATCCTTCCGTACCACTGGCGGGGCGACGTGCAGGTCAACTGCCTGCGGCGTGCGGCGGCGATGCTGGCCAAGGGCGAACTGGACACCCGGGCGATCCTGACCCACGTGCTTCCGTACACCCGCTATGACGAGGGCATGGCGCTGCTTGAGAACCGCGAGGCCATCAAGGTCGCCTTCAGCGGGTGGGAGTAG
- a CDS encoding zinc-binding dehydrogenase: MSTTSKAAVFTAPGEVEVREIPVPNPGRNEVLIRSEYSIISNGTESWVWAGRFHSPGQPTRMHFPWVPGYQRMGVIEQIGADVTNLRPGQRVAATVSRFEEPYETSWGSHAELAVTHAEQCYPVPDDVDSVDVAGLVLTQVGYNGGTRPPAGEGSTVVVIGDGLVGQWAAQTFRARGAYVILCGHRAKRLAVAAEHSADETVNTREVDIEALVRDRFPGGVDIVDEAVGLLRNIELAFKLLRHDGHLVFNGYHPEGEHLMNIQWLHDKEITCWGMAGWTRPRMEATLDWVRQGKLKVKELITHEFPGSRADQAYRMIWDKSDDFVGVLLNWQE, translated from the coding sequence ATGTCAACCACCAGCAAAGCCGCTGTCTTCACAGCACCCGGCGAAGTCGAGGTGCGGGAAATCCCCGTCCCTAATCCCGGCCGCAACGAGGTGCTCATCCGGTCCGAATACTCCATCATCAGCAACGGCACGGAAAGCTGGGTGTGGGCGGGGCGGTTCCACAGTCCCGGACAGCCCACCCGGATGCATTTCCCCTGGGTGCCGGGGTACCAGCGCATGGGGGTCATTGAGCAAATTGGGGCCGATGTCACCAACCTCCGACCCGGGCAGCGCGTTGCCGCCACGGTCTCGCGTTTTGAAGAGCCATACGAGACATCCTGGGGGAGCCATGCGGAGCTCGCTGTCACCCACGCCGAGCAGTGCTACCCGGTGCCCGATGATGTGGACTCTGTGGACGTGGCCGGTCTCGTTCTCACCCAGGTAGGCTACAACGGCGGCACTCGTCCTCCGGCAGGTGAGGGGTCCACCGTGGTGGTCATCGGCGACGGCCTGGTCGGGCAATGGGCCGCACAGACTTTCCGCGCCAGGGGCGCATACGTGATCCTCTGTGGTCATCGCGCGAAGCGCCTTGCCGTGGCTGCTGAGCATTCTGCGGATGAGACAGTGAACACCCGCGAGGTGGACATCGAGGCCCTGGTACGCGACCGCTTCCCCGGTGGCGTGGACATTGTGGACGAGGCCGTGGGCCTGCTGCGCAATATCGAGTTGGCTTTCAAGCTCCTGCGCCATGATGGGCATCTGGTCTTCAACGGCTATCACCCCGAGGGTGAGCACCTGATGAACATCCAGTGGCTGCATGACAAGGAGATCACCTGCTGGGGCATGGCGGGATGGACCCGGCCCCGCATGGAGGCCACCCTGGACTGGGTGCGCCAAGGGAAGCTCAAGGTCAAGGAGCTGATCACCCACGAGTTCCCGGGTAGCCGCGCGGACCAGGCCTACCGGATGATCTGGGACAAGAGCGACGACTTCGTGGGAGTGCTGCTGAACTGGCAGGAGTGA
- a CDS encoding sugar phosphate isomerase/epimerase, which yields MGMLGVIHYNAPGANLEEFLAWASGAGFESTELQIRDLWPDESLPWQESATEGKRLVEKYGMVVSAIASGNDFVYLDSENIDKQAARMKTICDIAQFMGCKVIRTEGGQPKEAVPEDKWVEAMATCIRACLPFVKEMGMKFAIDNHGYVTNHIPTMLGLLREVDEPEFVGSNLDTMNVRWFGNSLEECDQFYREVAPWVMHTHMKDGFGSRAEYKGKDLGNGEINLKLAVEVLKEAGYDYAWTAEYEGKEADGVGYEKCLVWLKHNV from the coding sequence ATGGGTATGCTGGGAGTCATTCACTACAACGCTCCGGGAGCCAATCTCGAGGAGTTCCTCGCGTGGGCATCCGGCGCCGGGTTCGAGAGCACCGAGCTGCAGATCCGCGACCTGTGGCCGGACGAATCGCTGCCATGGCAAGAGTCGGCAACCGAGGGGAAGCGCCTCGTCGAAAAGTACGGCATGGTCGTCAGCGCCATTGCTTCGGGCAATGACTTCGTGTATCTCGACTCCGAAAACATCGACAAGCAAGCCGCCCGTATGAAGACCATCTGTGACATCGCCCAGTTCATGGGCTGCAAGGTGATCCGGACCGAGGGCGGGCAGCCCAAAGAAGCAGTTCCCGAGGACAAGTGGGTCGAGGCAATGGCCACCTGTATCCGCGCTTGCCTGCCCTTCGTCAAGGAAATGGGCATGAAGTTCGCCATTGACAACCACGGCTATGTGACCAATCACATCCCCACGATGCTCGGCCTGTTGCGGGAAGTGGATGAGCCCGAGTTCGTCGGCAGCAACCTGGACACCATGAACGTCCGCTGGTTCGGCAATTCCCTGGAAGAGTGCGATCAGTTCTACCGGGAAGTCGCCCCGTGGGTCATGCATACCCACATGAAGGATGGATTCGGATCCCGCGCCGAATACAAGGGCAAAGACCTTGGCAATGGCGAAATCAACTTGAAGCTCGCTGTGGAAGTTCTCAAGGAAGCCGGGTACGACTACGCCTGGACCGCCGAGTATGAGGGCAAGGAAGCTGACGGCGTGGGCTACGAGAAGTGCCTGGTCTGGCTGAAGCACAACGTCTGA
- a CDS encoding DUF1559 domain-containing protein yields MRRGFTLIELLVVIAIIAILAAILFPVFARAREKARQASCSSNLKQIGLAMMMYCQDYDEKYCSVYDDGNGYPAGRIIWADKILPYVKNRQIFACPSMDINIEAQPAGLWPGSLQATRYQMPMTHVFPEGWTSPASMGSFKAPAETVMILESSNAWWQHYCNIHVTAPMGVYNSNGTDYINGGLNERTWPWHNDGLNVAFNDGHVKFMKISALADPTQANLWHRQ; encoded by the coding sequence ATGCGTCGCGGTTTCACCCTCATTGAACTGCTGGTGGTCATCGCAATTATCGCGATCCTCGCAGCGATCCTGTTCCCGGTTTTCGCCCGGGCGCGGGAGAAGGCCCGCCAGGCAAGTTGTTCGTCGAATCTGAAGCAAATCGGCCTGGCCATGATGATGTACTGCCAGGACTATGACGAGAAGTACTGCAGCGTGTACGACGATGGCAATGGCTACCCGGCCGGCCGCATCATCTGGGCCGACAAGATTCTGCCGTATGTCAAGAACCGCCAGATTTTCGCTTGCCCGTCCATGGACATCAACATCGAGGCCCAGCCGGCGGGCCTGTGGCCGGGAAGCCTCCAGGCGACCCGCTACCAGATGCCGATGACCCACGTGTTCCCTGAAGGCTGGACCAGTCCCGCGTCCATGGGGTCTTTCAAAGCTCCGGCCGAGACGGTGATGATCCTCGAGTCCAGCAATGCGTGGTGGCAGCACTACTGCAACATCCACGTGACTGCGCCCATGGGTGTCTACAATTCCAACGGAACCGACTACATCAATGGCGGACTCAACGAGCGCACGTGGCCGTGGCACAATGACGGCCTGAACGTGGCTTTCAACGACGGGCACGTCAAGTTCATGAAGATCAGCGCACTGGCTGATCCGACCCAGGCCAATCTCTGGCACCGGCAGTAA
- a CDS encoding cupin domain-containing protein, protein MQDGGCGCCAGDKTHEACLFNVADRVQYAKDSIVSSTVADTDVGTLTVFAFDAGQRLSTHSAPYDAHVYVLDGEARIVVGADPFTVGTGEMIVMPADVPHSVEAVKPFKMLLVMFRA, encoded by the coding sequence ATGCAGGACGGCGGCTGCGGCTGCTGCGCGGGAGACAAGACCCACGAGGCGTGTCTGTTCAACGTGGCTGACCGGGTTCAGTATGCGAAGGACTCCATCGTCAGCAGCACGGTAGCCGATACGGACGTCGGCACACTGACGGTCTTTGCCTTTGACGCCGGACAGCGCCTGAGCACCCATTCCGCACCTTATGACGCGCATGTCTACGTGCTGGATGGAGAGGCGAGGATCGTGGTCGGCGCAGACCCCTTCACGGTAGGCACCGGGGAAATGATCGTGATGCCTGCCGACGTGCCCCACAGCGTTGAGGCCGTGAAGCCCTTCAAGATGCTGCTGGTAATGTTCCGCGCCTGA
- a CDS encoding 4Fe-4S binding protein, with protein MTRKIIKIDEDKCDGCGLCVDACHEGAIQLVNGKAKLVRDDYCDGLGDCLGECPRGAISFEVREAAPYDEAAVQEHLVQHGKPAPAACPSVQGMLDAISGKDKLPCGCPSAQARKLERAPAVRLSQSAPSALTNWPTQLALVPPNAPYLREADLLISADCVPFAYGGFHSDLVPGRVVLQGCPKLDDTGPHVQKLAAIFQQNDIRSITLARMEVPCCGGLVNVVRAALALAGKQLPVEVVTLGVDGEVRGRQTV; from the coding sequence GTGACCCGCAAGATCATCAAGATTGATGAAGACAAGTGCGACGGCTGTGGCCTGTGCGTGGATGCCTGCCATGAGGGCGCGATCCAACTTGTGAACGGCAAGGCGAAGCTGGTGCGGGACGATTACTGCGATGGTCTGGGCGACTGCCTGGGCGAATGCCCCCGGGGCGCCATCAGCTTCGAGGTGCGCGAAGCAGCGCCCTATGATGAAGCGGCGGTTCAGGAGCATCTCGTGCAGCACGGGAAACCGGCTCCTGCTGCGTGCCCGTCGGTTCAGGGGATGCTCGATGCCATCAGCGGTAAGGATAAGCTCCCGTGCGGGTGCCCTTCCGCTCAGGCCCGGAAGCTGGAGCGAGCGCCTGCCGTGCGGCTCTCGCAAAGCGCTCCTTCGGCCCTCACGAACTGGCCGACCCAGCTAGCCCTGGTTCCCCCCAATGCGCCGTACCTGCGGGAAGCCGACCTGCTCATCAGCGCCGACTGCGTCCCCTTCGCCTACGGCGGCTTCCACAGCGATCTGGTACCCGGACGCGTAGTCCTGCAAGGGTGCCCGAAACTCGATGACACGGGCCCGCATGTGCAGAAGCTCGCGGCGATCTTCCAGCAAAATGACATTCGGTCAATCACACTTGCCCGGATGGAAGTGCCCTGCTGCGGCGGGCTGGTGAACGTGGTCCGGGCGGCGCTGGCGCTTGCAGGCAAGCAGCTTCCCGTCGAAGTGGTGACGCTCGGCGTGGACGGCGAGGTTCGCGGACGGCAGACGGTCTGA
- a CDS encoding phosphatase PAP2 family protein yields MSSLDFLMWLQSLRVPFLDNLFIGLSGLGSEEAYMVLLAFVYLCAGHRIGFHLIILFLATSFSNGLLKQSIGTVRPYEAYPDQITALYPESAGGPAFPSGHAQNAAVVWGVIALRTGSPVRRIAALLLIAGIAFSRLWLGVHWPVDVVGGLIIGGLILLAYLFVLGAWKASGRKLEAANSMVLVVAASAMTYIAGQGVEACVRSAGVLLGAGIGFILLERRGYSAHAPRLTQAFKLLVAVTVLLGLRIGLKAILGDSEPADYARYAMLGFGLTYLLPVTFTEYYKWRMRVRRGMALVDDDTPGPAQ; encoded by the coding sequence ATGTCAAGCCTGGACTTCCTGATGTGGTTGCAGAGCCTGCGAGTCCCCTTCCTGGACAACCTGTTCATCGGCCTGTCAGGATTGGGGTCGGAAGAGGCCTACATGGTGTTGCTGGCTTTTGTCTACCTGTGCGCGGGCCATCGGATTGGCTTTCATCTGATCATCCTGTTTCTCGCCACCTCTTTCTCCAATGGTCTGCTCAAGCAGTCCATCGGAACGGTGCGCCCCTATGAGGCCTATCCGGACCAGATTACTGCCCTGTACCCCGAGAGCGCAGGCGGCCCGGCTTTTCCCAGCGGCCACGCCCAGAACGCCGCGGTGGTCTGGGGGGTCATCGCCCTGCGCACCGGCTCGCCCGTCAGACGCATCGCCGCACTGCTGCTCATTGCTGGGATCGCCTTCTCGCGCCTGTGGCTCGGGGTTCACTGGCCGGTTGATGTTGTCGGCGGACTGATCATCGGCGGGCTGATTCTGCTCGCCTACCTGTTCGTTTTGGGCGCGTGGAAGGCGTCGGGACGGAAGCTGGAGGCCGCGAACTCCATGGTTCTGGTGGTCGCGGCATCCGCGATGACATACATTGCCGGGCAGGGCGTCGAGGCCTGCGTGCGCTCCGCCGGAGTGCTGCTGGGCGCCGGGATCGGGTTCATTCTCCTGGAAAGACGTGGATACAGCGCCCACGCACCGCGGCTCACCCAGGCCTTCAAGCTGCTGGTGGCGGTGACGGTCCTGCTCGGCCTGCGCATCGGCCTGAAAGCGATCCTCGGTGACAGTGAACCAGCCGACTATGCACGCTATGCCATGCTTGGGTTCGGGCTCACATACCTGCTGCCCGTGACCTTCACGGAGTACTACAAGTGGCGCATGCGGGTCCGGCGCGGGATGGCCCTGGTCGACGACGACACGCCAGGGCCGGCGCAGTAG
- a CDS encoding AAC(3) family N-acetyltransferase, producing the protein MGLTKDQILADLRALGVSEGMVLMAHSSLSALGRVEGGAETVIEALAEAVGPTGTLCMPAMSGEQPFRVESSPSNVGKVTERFRSWPGVKRSIHPTHSVCCLGPKADEIMAGHIDQPTALGPECPWARIARMENGYILLLGCDQDRCTLLHCAEEAVDAPYLNTISRDYVDESGEVQTKILHKFPGPHRDFIGLNPILRRAGVLKIGKVGRALATLMPAGKLLQVAIEALRDDPAAVLCDNPNCADCVRQRAAIKRHRLAQESFTLSAVLDELTVNLDRLGDALQTLTAHGIGYIELGPATSGMIGSMAPEQIERISGEIAARSMSVSMVSCSGPLSLNENVRQAMVLAKALNCGFVKLPPLFADSHLSVEELPALVFEAGENGISLVVENQLGGLCETKTGCEEFFAANNGVLLAFNPAHFAHAGEHPFLNTFYKGRLKHVIRQLYVTDGCHPGGEQFTLPGQGNGEVKELISILRCRGFDGFLCLKMGDRTGREAFNAQADAFWRLLENL; encoded by the coding sequence ATGGGGCTCACGAAAGACCAGATATTGGCCGATCTGAGGGCGCTCGGTGTTAGCGAAGGCATGGTGCTCATGGCCCACTCATCCCTGTCCGCACTTGGACGGGTCGAGGGTGGCGCCGAGACCGTCATCGAGGCACTCGCGGAAGCCGTCGGCCCAACCGGGACCCTCTGTATGCCTGCGATGTCCGGCGAGCAGCCCTTCCGGGTGGAGTCTTCACCCTCCAACGTGGGGAAGGTCACCGAGCGGTTCCGCTCCTGGCCCGGCGTCAAGCGCAGCATTCATCCGACCCATTCCGTCTGCTGCCTAGGCCCGAAGGCCGACGAGATCATGGCGGGGCACATCGACCAGCCTACCGCACTGGGTCCGGAGTGCCCCTGGGCGCGCATCGCGAGAATGGAAAACGGTTACATCCTCCTCCTTGGCTGTGACCAGGACCGCTGCACACTCCTGCACTGCGCCGAGGAAGCCGTAGATGCGCCGTACCTGAACACCATCAGCCGGGACTATGTCGATGAATCAGGTGAGGTTCAGACCAAGATCCTGCACAAGTTCCCCGGGCCGCACCGGGACTTTATCGGTCTGAATCCCATCCTGCGCCGCGCGGGAGTGCTCAAGATCGGGAAGGTGGGCCGGGCGCTTGCAACGCTCATGCCCGCGGGCAAGCTGCTGCAGGTCGCCATCGAGGCCCTGCGCGACGACCCGGCCGCGGTACTGTGCGACAACCCGAACTGCGCTGACTGTGTGCGCCAAAGGGCCGCGATCAAGCGACACCGTCTGGCCCAGGAGAGCTTCACTCTATCGGCTGTGCTGGACGAGCTCACGGTGAACCTGGACCGACTCGGCGATGCGCTGCAGACACTCACAGCCCACGGCATAGGCTACATCGAGCTTGGCCCGGCGACATCCGGTATGATCGGCTCCATGGCGCCCGAGCAGATCGAGCGCATTTCCGGTGAGATCGCCGCACGGTCGATGAGCGTCAGCATGGTCTCGTGCTCGGGGCCGCTGTCCCTCAACGAGAACGTGCGCCAGGCCATGGTGCTTGCGAAGGCTCTGAACTGCGGTTTCGTCAAGCTGCCGCCGCTCTTCGCCGACAGCCACCTTTCGGTGGAAGAGCTTCCCGCGCTGGTTTTCGAGGCCGGTGAGAACGGGATCAGCCTGGTGGTCGAGAACCAGCTTGGCGGCCTGTGCGAAACGAAGACGGGCTGCGAGGAGTTCTTCGCAGCCAACAACGGCGTGCTGCTGGCCTTCAACCCGGCCCATTTCGCCCACGCCGGCGAGCACCCGTTCCTGAACACCTTTTACAAGGGCCGTCTGAAGCACGTGATACGGCAGCTCTATGTGACCGACGGCTGTCATCCGGGCGGCGAACAGTTTACGCTGCCCGGCCAAGGCAACGGAGAGGTCAAGGAATTGATCTCGATCCTGCGCTGCCGCGGCTTCGACGGATTCCTGTGCCTCAAAATGGGCGACCGCACCGGACGGGAGGCCTTCAACGCACAGGCGGATGCATTCTGGAGGCTGCTGGAGAACCTGTGA
- a CDS encoding DUF1559 domain-containing protein translates to MRKTGGFTLIELLVVIAIIAILAAILFPVFARAREKARQASCQSNIKQIMLACIMYKTDYDGRFPQNCTSSSTTGCVAPGWDWREVTQPYAKNWQLYICPSTEEISRPCMLSIPRSFAGQNLGGYGANAGRPGVIGQIGNGPFGNSYHRPAPKESKFQTPAELIAIVETAVHCHMVCGVGHMGTDTGSTTGWDARRFDHNDGMNCGYYDGHVKFHKRQFTAAEMGTDL, encoded by the coding sequence TTGCGCAAGACAGGCGGTTTTACGTTGATCGAGCTCTTGGTTGTGATCGCGATCATCGCGATCCTGGCCGCCATTCTGTTCCCGGTGTTCGCAAGAGCACGCGAGAAGGCGCGCCAGGCAAGTTGTCAGTCGAATATCAAACAGATCATGCTCGCCTGCATCATGTACAAGACCGACTACGACGGCCGCTTCCCGCAGAACTGCACCTCCTCGTCCACCACGGGTTGTGTTGCGCCGGGTTGGGACTGGCGAGAAGTCACCCAGCCCTACGCCAAGAACTGGCAGCTCTATATCTGTCCCTCGACCGAAGAGATTTCCCGGCCCTGTATGCTCAGCATCCCGCGCAGTTTCGCAGGGCAAAACCTCGGCGGGTACGGCGCGAACGCCGGCCGCCCGGGCGTCATCGGTCAGATCGGCAATGGCCCCTTCGGCAATAGCTATCACCGACCAGCCCCGAAGGAGTCCAAGTTCCAAACTCCGGCCGAACTCATCGCCATCGTGGAGACTGCAGTGCACTGCCACATGGTCTGCGGCGTGGGGCACATGGGCACTGACACCGGGTCCACCACCGGCTGGGATGCCCGACGCTTTGACCACAATGACGGCATGAACTGCGGCTACTATGACGGCCACGTCAAGTTCCACAAGCGACAGTTCACCGCCGCCGAAATGGGCACGGATCTCTAA
- a CDS encoding DUF1559 domain-containing protein — MRYLQSPGTQGRGSHFQRPLEPAEYRRNCRNKGKELARPTSKVSITSFRKEVTGLQKTHGFTLIELLVVIAIIAILAAILFPVFARAREKARQSSCQSNLKQIALSFLMYSQDYDEKFPWCCSAPPRTGRNDGLNVDPWWRPASVGTTDIRYAGLTGPYIKNRQIFVCPSANYDVNGYAAARQVLQSNNGCYGRLQAEIKFPAEKVLCGDGMNTRGLCGTNRSTSCAGRWGRGDDAAATIEAWKRHNDGTNMAYCDGHVKYQKTPSGPMDQTQCLKMFGDPRNY, encoded by the coding sequence TTGCGCTACTTGCAGAGCCCCGGCACCCAAGGCCGGGGCTCTCACTTTCAGCGCCCGTTAGAACCGGCAGAATATCGTCGAAATTGTCGTAACAAGGGGAAGGAACTCGCAAGGCCCACGTCGAAGGTAAGCATTACATCCTTCAGGAAAGAGGTGACCGGCTTGCAGAAGACCCATGGTTTCACGCTGATTGAGCTGTTGGTGGTCATCGCGATTATCGCGATCCTGGCGGCCATTCTGTTCCCCGTTTTTGCCAGAGCACGCGAGAAAGCGCGCCAGTCAAGCTGTCAGTCGAACCTGAAGCAGATCGCTCTGTCGTTCCTCATGTACAGCCAGGACTATGACGAGAAGTTCCCGTGGTGCTGCAGCGCACCACCCCGAACCGGCAGAAACGACGGCCTGAATGTGGACCCGTGGTGGCGCCCGGCCTCGGTCGGAACAACCGACATTCGCTATGCGGGTCTCACGGGTCCGTACATCAAGAACCGCCAGATCTTCGTCTGCCCATCGGCGAACTATGATGTGAATGGCTACGCCGCAGCGCGGCAGGTCCTGCAGAGCAACAATGGCTGCTACGGCCGCCTCCAGGCCGAGATCAAGTTCCCGGCCGAGAAGGTCCTCTGCGGGGACGGCATGAACACCCGCGGGCTGTGCGGAACGAACCGCAGCACCTCCTGCGCAGGACGCTGGGGACGTGGCGACGACGCCGCAGCTACGATCGAGGCCTGGAAGCGCCACAACGACGGGACCAACATGGCCTACTGCGACGGACACGTGAAGTACCAGAAAACCCCGTCCGGCCCGATGGATCAGACCCAGTGTCTCAAGATGTTCGGCGACCCAAGGAACTACTGA
- a CDS encoding aldo/keto reductase family protein — MEYRNLGKWGVKISKIGLGSYLTIGMHVSDDVAAECVALAFDSGINWFDTANAYNRGEAEKSLGRILPGYPRESYVLATKVWAPMGDGPNDRGLSAKHIFEQCHASLKRLNADYIDLYQCHRPDPDTPLEETIRIMDDLARQGKILYWGCSEWPSALLQEACDLARAMGCRPPVSNQPRYSLLWRYPEAEVFPTTLKTGMGNVVFSPLAHGVLTGKYEPGKPPAEGTRASDPSQNKIMMDLYFKDEVLRKAQTLKSMAAELGISAAQLALAWCMKHPAVTSVIIGATKIEQMRDNVAAANVELSDETYAQLCDLFPRPELGAP, encoded by the coding sequence ATGGAATACCGCAACCTCGGCAAGTGGGGCGTCAAGATCAGCAAGATCGGGCTGGGGAGCTATCTCACCATCGGCATGCATGTGAGTGATGACGTCGCCGCCGAATGCGTGGCCCTGGCCTTCGACTCCGGCATCAACTGGTTCGACACGGCCAATGCCTACAATCGCGGCGAGGCTGAAAAGTCCCTGGGCCGTATCCTCCCCGGCTATCCGCGGGAATCGTATGTCCTCGCCACCAAGGTCTGGGCGCCCATGGGTGACGGGCCTAATGATCGCGGGCTGTCGGCCAAGCATATCTTCGAGCAGTGCCATGCCAGCCTGAAGCGGTTGAACGCTGACTACATCGACCTGTACCAATGTCACCGACCCGACCCGGATACTCCGCTGGAGGAGACGATCCGGATCATGGATGACCTCGCGCGGCAGGGGAAAATCCTCTACTGGGGTTGCAGCGAATGGCCGTCAGCGCTATTGCAGGAGGCGTGTGACCTTGCGAGAGCTATGGGCTGCCGGCCGCCGGTATCCAATCAGCCCCGCTACAGCCTCCTGTGGCGCTACCCGGAGGCCGAGGTCTTCCCCACCACGCTGAAGACCGGGATGGGCAACGTCGTCTTCTCACCTCTGGCGCACGGAGTACTCACCGGCAAGTACGAACCCGGCAAGCCGCCTGCGGAAGGGACCCGGGCCTCGGACCCATCGCAGAACAAGATCATGATGGACCTGTATTTCAAGGACGAGGTACTCCGCAAGGCCCAGACCCTCAAGAGCATGGCGGCTGAGCTCGGAATCAGCGCCGCCCAGCTTGCTCTCGCCTGGTGCATGAAGCACCCGGCCGTAACGTCGGTGATCATCGGGGCCACGAAGATCGAGCAGATGCGGGACAATGTGGCCGCAGCGAACGTGGAACTGAGCGACGAGACCTACGCCCAACTGTGCGACCTGTTCCCCAGACCCGAACTCGGGGCGCCATAG